One genomic window of Streptomyces sp. NBC_01498 includes the following:
- a CDS encoding GNAT family N-acetyltransferase: protein MLKTLRTPPSEAETDAWHDVIAAAHLHDVPASVPEPGRTETAGKLRVQSPNGRVRHLVRAAPDGSYDGVAALLLFTEESNRHTAFLDALVVRPEARRRGVGAELWSAIRAELTADGRSSVSAMLELGGAGEAFVDGLGFTKVLPLAWYVQRVREADARLPEAQLPDGYRFAAWDGVVPDALADEFARAHDAMEDAPAGGMDERTPRWDAERVRNAARLVDDRGGVILTSVVLASADGAGRGTDRVAAYTEVVLRDPSHARALQYDTVVVPEHRGRGLGRAVKRHLLATLAELHPGVREISTSVADDNAPMLAVNAALGYRRERPAGIFQAKL from the coding sequence ATGCTGAAGACTCTGAGAACCCCGCCGTCGGAGGCGGAGACAGACGCCTGGCATGACGTGATCGCGGCTGCCCATCTCCACGACGTGCCCGCGTCCGTACCGGAACCGGGCCGCACCGAGACGGCCGGAAAGCTGCGCGTGCAGTCGCCCAACGGGCGCGTGCGGCACCTCGTGCGGGCCGCCCCCGACGGATCGTACGACGGCGTCGCCGCGCTGCTGCTCTTCACCGAGGAGAGCAACCGGCACACCGCCTTCCTCGACGCCCTGGTCGTCCGCCCCGAGGCGCGGCGGCGCGGTGTCGGCGCCGAACTGTGGAGCGCGATACGGGCCGAACTGACCGCCGACGGGCGCAGTTCGGTCTCCGCCATGCTCGAACTGGGCGGCGCGGGCGAGGCGTTCGTCGACGGGCTCGGCTTCACGAAGGTGCTGCCGCTGGCCTGGTACGTCCAGCGCGTCCGGGAGGCCGACGCGCGGCTGCCGGAGGCCCAACTGCCCGACGGCTACCGGTTCGCGGCATGGGACGGCGTCGTGCCCGACGCGCTCGCCGACGAGTTCGCGCGGGCGCACGACGCGATGGAGGACGCGCCCGCCGGCGGCATGGACGAGCGGACGCCGCGCTGGGACGCGGAGCGCGTACGGAACGCGGCCCGGCTCGTCGACGACCGCGGCGGCGTCATCCTGACCTCGGTGGTGCTCGCCTCGGCGGACGGCGCGGGCCGGGGCACCGACCGGGTCGCCGCGTACACCGAGGTCGTACTGCGCGATCCGTCGCACGCCCGCGCGCTCCAGTACGACACGGTGGTCGTCCCGGAGCACCGCGGCCGCGGACTCGGCCGCGCCGTCAAACGCCATCTGCTCGCCACGCTCGCCGAACTCCACCCGGGCGTACGGGAGATCAGCACCAGCGTCGCCGACGACAACGCGCCGATGCTGGCCGTGAACGCGGCACTCGGCTACCGGCGCGAACGCCCGGCCGGCATCTTCC
- a CDS encoding L,D-transpeptidase: MEKRVMTNGKRRKGLAAASALLGGVLVLSACSTGDGGKDEPGAERSKDAQAQVDEAAAKETSEAQITISPKNGADNAGINDDAKVTVTKGTLVNVEMTAADGTAVKGTMAGDAKSWKPDGQLERSTTYKIVASAKDGKGREAHENSSFTTVSPNNSFIGNFTPEDGSTVGVGMPVSLNFDKGITNKADVQRGITVTSSSGQEVVGHWFNEQRLDFRPEQYWQGGSTVTLKLALDGVEGADGVFGVQQKTVTFTIGRNQVSTVDTKAKTMVVERDGKTIKTIPISAGSPENPTYNGQMVISEQFKETRMNGATVGFTDDDGKGEYDIKDVPHAQRLSTSGTFIHGNYWGNDSVFGSTNTSHGCIGLNDVKGAGDKNQPAAWFFDNSMVGDVVVVKNSPDKTIQPDNGLNGWNLSWADWKAGSAA, from the coding sequence ATGGAGAAGCGTGTGATGACGAACGGCAAGCGGCGCAAGGGCCTCGCGGCCGCGTCCGCACTGCTCGGCGGAGTGCTTGTGCTCTCGGCGTGCAGTACCGGCGACGGCGGGAAGGACGAACCCGGAGCCGAGCGTTCGAAGGATGCGCAGGCGCAGGTGGACGAGGCGGCGGCCAAGGAGACTTCCGAGGCCCAGATAACCATCTCGCCCAAGAACGGCGCCGACAACGCGGGCATCAACGACGACGCGAAGGTCACCGTCACCAAGGGCACGCTCGTCAACGTCGAGATGACGGCCGCCGACGGCACCGCCGTCAAGGGCACGATGGCCGGCGACGCGAAGAGCTGGAAGCCGGACGGCCAGCTGGAGCGCTCCACCACGTACAAGATCGTCGCGTCGGCGAAGGACGGCAAGGGCCGTGAGGCCCACGAGAACTCCTCCTTCACCACCGTCTCGCCGAACAACAGCTTCATCGGCAACTTCACGCCCGAGGACGGTTCGACGGTCGGCGTCGGCATGCCGGTCTCGCTCAACTTCGACAAGGGCATCACCAACAAGGCCGACGTGCAGCGCGGGATCACCGTCACGTCGAGCAGCGGCCAGGAAGTCGTCGGTCACTGGTTCAACGAGCAGCGGCTCGACTTCCGCCCCGAGCAGTACTGGCAGGGCGGCTCCACCGTCACCCTGAAGCTGGCGCTCGACGGGGTCGAGGGCGCGGACGGTGTCTTCGGCGTCCAGCAGAAGACGGTCACCTTCACGATCGGCCGCAACCAGGTCTCCACGGTCGACACCAAGGCCAAGACCATGGTCGTCGAGCGGGACGGCAAGACGATCAAGACCATCCCGATCTCCGCCGGCTCCCCGGAGAACCCCACGTACAACGGTCAGATGGTGATCTCCGAGCAGTTCAAGGAGACCCGGATGAACGGCGCCACGGTCGGCTTCACCGACGACGACGGCAAGGGTGAGTACGACATCAAGGACGTGCCGCACGCGCAGCGGCTGTCCACGTCGGGCACCTTCATCCACGGCAACTACTGGGGCAACGACTCGGTCTTCGGTTCGACCAACACCAGCCACGGCTGCATCGGTCTGAACGACGTGAAGGGCGCGGGCGACAAGAACCAGCCGGCCGCCTGGTTCTTCGACAACTCGATGGTCGGTGACGTGGTCGTCGTCAAGAACTCCCCGGACAAGACCATCCAGCCCGACAACGGCCTCAACGGCTGGAACCTGAGCTGGGCGGACTGGAAGGCCGGCTCCGCCGCCTGA
- the hutH gene encoding histidine ammonia-lyase, producing MDMHTVVVGTSGTTAEDVVAVARGNARVELSADALSALAAAREIIESLAAKPEPVYGVSTGFGALASRHIGPDLRARLQRNIVRSHAAGMGPRVEREVVRALMFLRLKTLASGHTGVRPEVALTMADILNAGITPVVHEYGSLGCSGDLAPLSHCALTLMGEGDAEGPDGVLRPAGELLAAHGITPVELREKEGLALLNGTDGMLGMLVMALADLQRLYTSADITAALTLEALLGTDRVLAPELHAIRPHPGQGVSADNMLRVLAGSGLTGHFQEDEAPRVQDAYSVRCAPQVAGAGRDTLAYARIVADRELASAVDNPVVLADGRVESNGNFHGAPVAYVLDFLAIVAADLGSIAERRTDRLLDKNRSHGLPAFLADDPGVDSGLMIAQYTQAALVSEMKRLAVPASVDSIPSSAMQEDHVSMGWSAARKLRTAVGHLTRIVAVELYAATRAIELRTGLTPAPASRAAVDAVRAAGIEGAGPDRFLAPDLAAAEEFVREGLLVAAVEPVTGPLA from the coding sequence ATGGATATGCACACTGTCGTCGTGGGGACGTCCGGCACCACCGCCGAAGACGTCGTCGCCGTCGCCCGCGGCAACGCCCGTGTCGAGCTCTCCGCCGACGCCCTCTCCGCGCTCGCCGCCGCCCGCGAGATCATCGAGTCGCTCGCCGCCAAGCCCGAGCCCGTGTACGGCGTCTCCACCGGCTTCGGCGCGCTCGCCAGCCGGCACATCGGCCCCGACCTGCGCGCGCGGCTCCAGCGGAACATCGTCCGCTCGCACGCCGCCGGCATGGGCCCCCGCGTCGAGCGCGAGGTCGTGCGCGCCCTGATGTTCCTGCGGCTGAAGACCCTCGCGTCCGGGCACACCGGCGTGCGCCCCGAGGTCGCGCTGACCATGGCGGACATCCTCAACGCGGGCATCACACCCGTCGTCCACGAGTACGGCTCCCTCGGCTGCTCCGGCGACCTCGCGCCGCTCTCGCACTGCGCGCTGACGCTGATGGGCGAGGGCGACGCCGAGGGCCCCGACGGCGTCCTGCGGCCCGCCGGCGAACTGCTCGCCGCGCACGGCATCACGCCCGTAGAGCTGCGCGAGAAGGAGGGCCTGGCGCTCCTCAACGGCACCGACGGCATGCTCGGCATGCTCGTCATGGCCCTCGCCGACCTCCAGCGTCTCTACACCTCCGCCGACATCACCGCCGCGCTGACCCTGGAGGCCCTGCTCGGCACCGACCGGGTCCTCGCCCCCGAGCTGCACGCCATCCGCCCGCACCCCGGCCAGGGCGTCAGCGCCGACAACATGCTGCGGGTGCTCGCCGGGTCCGGGCTGACCGGGCACTTCCAGGAGGACGAGGCACCCCGCGTCCAGGACGCGTACTCGGTGCGCTGCGCCCCCCAGGTCGCGGGCGCGGGCCGGGACACCCTCGCGTACGCCCGGATCGTCGCCGACCGCGAACTGGCCTCCGCCGTGGACAACCCGGTGGTGCTGGCGGACGGCCGCGTCGAGTCCAACGGCAACTTCCACGGCGCCCCCGTCGCCTACGTCCTCGACTTCCTCGCGATCGTCGCCGCCGACCTCGGCTCCATCGCCGAGCGCCGCACGGACCGGCTGCTCGACAAGAACCGCTCGCACGGCCTGCCCGCGTTCCTCGCGGACGACCCCGGTGTCGACTCGGGCCTGATGATCGCCCAGTACACGCAGGCCGCGCTGGTCAGCGAGATGAAGCGGCTCGCCGTCCCGGCCTCCGTCGACTCCATCCCGTCCTCGGCGATGCAGGAGGACCACGTGTCGATGGGCTGGTCGGCGGCGCGCAAGCTCCGTACCGCCGTCGGCCATCTGACCCGGATCGTGGCGGTCGAGCTGTACGCGGCGACCCGGGCGATCGAACTGCGTACCGGCCTGACGCCCGCGCCCGCCTCACGGGCCGCCGTCGACGCGGTGCGCGCGGCGGGGATCGAGGGGGCCGGGCCCGACCGGTTCCTGGCGCCGGATCTCGCGGCGGCGGAGGAGTTCGTACGGGAGGGCCTGCTGGTGGCGGCGGTGGAACCGGTGACCGGCCCGCTGGCGTGA
- a CDS encoding GGDEF domain-containing protein, which yields MGEDVRLRAVVELAQNMASAHTPHESWLAAALGARDALAGSFAALSVWERDLGQLKVLVNAGELAEGEEEFPEDESYPVHRFPEIAEFLHERWAGGGEPNAWVETADGPAAESGEPGYCHQRVAALRRRGRGCCVVAPIVLHGRAWGELYVARPLGVPVFARADADFATVIASVVASGIAQTERLEEVRRLAFTDPLTGLANRRAVDSRLDEAIALHRTDGSVVSLVVCDLNGLKRVNDTQGHAVGDRLLERFGSLLSVCGARLPGALAARLGGDEFCLLTVGPRADAVIGVADELCRRAAELELGEGVACGVASTGDAIGPLRSARRLFRLADAAQYRAKAARAAGPVVAGRDGEVVRLADEPPRPPAPGERRRFRGTPRTPPGGASSG from the coding sequence ATGGGAGAGGACGTACGGCTGCGCGCCGTCGTGGAACTCGCGCAGAACATGGCCTCGGCGCACACCCCGCACGAGTCCTGGCTGGCCGCCGCGCTGGGCGCGCGGGACGCGCTGGCCGGCAGCTTCGCCGCGCTGTCCGTCTGGGAACGGGACCTGGGGCAGCTCAAGGTCCTGGTGAACGCGGGGGAGCTGGCCGAGGGGGAGGAGGAGTTCCCCGAGGACGAGTCGTATCCGGTGCACCGCTTCCCCGAGATCGCGGAGTTTCTGCACGAACGGTGGGCGGGCGGCGGCGAGCCCAACGCGTGGGTCGAGACCGCCGACGGCCCGGCCGCCGAGTCCGGTGAACCGGGCTACTGCCACCAGCGGGTCGCCGCCCTGCGCAGACGCGGCCGGGGCTGCTGCGTCGTCGCGCCGATCGTGCTGCACGGGCGGGCGTGGGGCGAGCTGTACGTGGCGAGGCCGCTCGGCGTCCCGGTCTTCGCGCGCGCCGACGCCGACTTCGCGACCGTCATCGCGTCCGTCGTGGCATCGGGGATCGCCCAGACGGAACGGCTCGAAGAGGTCCGGCGGCTGGCCTTCACCGACCCGCTGACCGGGCTGGCGAACCGCCGCGCGGTCGACTCCCGTCTGGACGAGGCGATCGCGCTGCACCGTACGGACGGTTCGGTCGTCAGCCTCGTCGTCTGCGACCTCAACGGCCTCAAGCGGGTCAACGACACCCAGGGTCACGCGGTCGGCGACCGGCTGCTGGAACGCTTCGGCTCGCTGCTCTCCGTCTGTGGGGCCCGGCTGCCCGGGGCGCTGGCGGCGCGGCTGGGCGGCGACGAGTTCTGTCTCCTCACGGTGGGGCCCCGCGCGGACGCCGTGATCGGGGTCGCCGACGAACTGTGCCGCCGGGCCGCCGAGTTGGAGCTGGGCGAGGGGGTGGCGTGCGGTGTCGCGTCGACCGGGGACGCGATCGGGCCGCTGAGGTCGGCTCGCCGTCTGTTCCGCCTCGCGGACGCGGCGCAGTACCGCGCGAAGGCGGCGCGGGCGGCGGGCCCGGTGGTGGCGGGCCGGGACGGCGAAGTCGTCCGCCTGGCGGACGAGCCGCCCCGTCCCCCGGCGCCGGGGGAGCGCCGGCGGTTCCGGGGCACCCCGCGTACTCCGCCCGGAGGGGCGTCGTCGGGCTGA
- a CDS encoding enoyl-CoA hydratase/isomerase family protein produces MGAESTRGTEGDDRRFGEYVAVRRHGHVAELVLDRPKAMNAVSTEMARSIGAACAALGADRDVRVTVLTSTHERAFCVGADLKERNSLTDAELVRQRPTARAAYTGVLELPMPTIAAVHGFALGGGFELALSCDLIVADPTAVVGLPEVSVGVIPGGGGTQLLPRRVGAARAAELIFTARRLTAPEALGLGLVDQLAGEAADRDEALALASRIAANSPVGLRAAKRALRLGHGLDLRAGLEVEDAAWRSVAFSGDRAEGVAAFNEKRTPEWPGE; encoded by the coding sequence GTGGGCGCGGAGAGCACGCGGGGCACGGAGGGCGACGACCGCCGGTTCGGGGAGTACGTCGCGGTGCGGCGGCACGGCCATGTGGCTGAGCTGGTGCTCGACCGGCCCAAGGCCATGAACGCGGTCTCGACGGAGATGGCGCGTTCCATCGGCGCGGCCTGCGCCGCGCTGGGCGCGGACCGGGACGTACGCGTCACCGTCCTCACCTCCACCCACGAACGCGCGTTCTGCGTCGGCGCGGACCTCAAGGAGCGGAACTCGCTGACCGACGCCGAGCTGGTACGGCAGCGGCCGACCGCCCGCGCCGCGTACACCGGCGTTCTGGAACTCCCGATGCCCACCATCGCCGCCGTGCACGGCTTCGCCCTCGGCGGCGGCTTCGAGCTGGCGCTGTCCTGCGACCTGATCGTCGCCGACCCGACCGCCGTCGTCGGACTCCCCGAGGTGTCGGTGGGCGTGATCCCCGGCGGCGGCGGTACGCAGCTGCTGCCCCGCCGTGTCGGCGCCGCCCGCGCCGCCGAACTGATCTTCACCGCCCGGCGGTTGACCGCTCCCGAGGCGCTTGGGCTGGGCCTGGTCGACCAGCTCGCGGGCGAGGCGGCCGACCGCGACGAGGCCCTGGCGCTGGCCTCCCGGATCGCCGCGAACTCGCCGGTCGGACTCCGGGCGGCCAAGCGCGCCCTGCGGCTCGGGCACGGCCTCGACCTGCGGGCGGGACTGGAGGTCGAGGACGCGGCGTGGCGGTCGGTGGCCTTCTCCGGGGACCGCGCGGAGGGTGTCGCCGCGTTCAACGAGAAGCGCACGCCGGAGTGGCCCGGCGAGTAG
- a CDS encoding adenylate/guanylate cyclase domain-containing protein: MTVDDTTSGGDEKPPSDSSGHPTPHHAVDHTAEPTDDPLAIRLEQLILGAERRYTPFQAARTAGVSMDLASRFWRAMGFADIGQARALTEADVLALRRLAGLVEAGLLSEPMAIQVARSTGQTTARLAEWQIDSFLAGLTEPPEPGMTRTEVTYPLVELLLPELEEFLVYVWRRQLAAATGRVVQAADDEEMVDRRLAVGFADLVGFTRLTRRLEEEELGELVEAFETTCADLVAAHGGRLIKTLGDEVLYAADDAGTAAEIALRLIETMTHDTSMPALRVGIAFGTVTTRMGDVFGNTVNLASRLTSIAPKDAVLVDGALAEELIRTGDTPVSEAEAAKQATEAEKAGEEPPVYRFGIQPMWQRPVRGLGVVEPWLLTRRPKPEN, from the coding sequence GTGACGGTCGACGACACGACCTCCGGTGGGGACGAAAAGCCACCGTCGGACTCCTCCGGTCACCCCACCCCGCACCACGCCGTCGACCACACGGCCGAGCCCACCGACGACCCCCTCGCCATCCGGCTCGAACAGCTGATCCTCGGCGCCGAGCGCCGCTACACCCCGTTCCAGGCCGCCCGCACCGCCGGGGTCTCGATGGACCTCGCCTCCCGCTTCTGGCGCGCCATGGGCTTCGCCGACATCGGCCAGGCCCGCGCCCTCACCGAGGCCGACGTCCTCGCGCTGCGCCGCCTCGCCGGTCTGGTCGAGGCCGGGCTGCTGAGCGAGCCGATGGCGATCCAGGTCGCCCGGTCGACCGGGCAGACGACCGCCCGGCTGGCCGAGTGGCAGATCGATTCCTTCCTCGCCGGGCTCACCGAGCCGCCGGAGCCCGGCATGACGCGGACCGAGGTCACGTACCCCCTGGTCGAGCTGTTGCTGCCGGAGCTGGAGGAGTTCCTGGTGTACGTGTGGCGGCGCCAGCTCGCCGCCGCCACCGGGCGCGTCGTCCAGGCCGCCGACGACGAGGAGATGGTCGACCGCCGGCTCGCCGTCGGCTTCGCGGACCTTGTCGGCTTCACCCGCCTCACCCGCCGCCTGGAGGAGGAGGAACTGGGCGAGCTGGTCGAGGCGTTCGAGACGACCTGCGCCGATCTGGTCGCCGCGCACGGCGGCCGGCTCATCAAGACCCTCGGCGACGAGGTCCTGTACGCCGCCGACGACGCGGGTACGGCCGCCGAGATCGCCCTGCGGCTCATCGAGACCATGACGCACGACACGTCGATGCCCGCGCTGCGGGTGGGCATCGCGTTCGGCACGGTCACCACGCGGATGGGCGACGTCTTCGGCAACACCGTCAACCTCGCGAGCCGCCTCACCTCGATAGCCCCCAAGGACGCCGTCCTGGTCGACGGCGCCCTCGCCGAGGAACTGATCCGCACCGGTGACACCCCCGTGTCCGAGGCCGAGGCGGCGAAACAGGCGACGGAGGCGGAGAAGGCGGGCGAGGAGCCCCCCGTGTACCGCTTCGGCATACAGCCCATGTGGCAGCGGCCGGTGCGCGGTCTGGGCGTCGTCGAGCCGTGGCTGCTCACGCGACGCCCCAAGCCCGAGAACTGA
- a CDS encoding biotin--[acetyl-CoA-carboxylase] ligase: MTEHNAAGSRWNDLERPPLNPTALRRGLIGPGRLWTSLDVVTETGSTNSDLAARADGLPEGAVLVAEEQTRGRGRLDRAWSAPARSGLFLSVLLRPGPAVPVARWGWLPLLTGVAVATAVSRAAGVDTALKWPNDLLVTVGGKQGDEHAKEERKAGGILAERAGEDAVVVGIGLNVSLTEAELPVPGAGSLALADAVSVDRDPLLRAVLRGLERWYGTWRDAAGDPAASGLQEAYVAGCATLGRAVRADLPGERQLVGDAVAVDGDGRLVIATEGGGREAVGAGDVVHLRAV, from the coding sequence ATGACCGAGCACAATGCCGCGGGCAGCCGCTGGAACGACCTCGAACGACCCCCACTGAACCCCACCGCCCTGCGCCGGGGGCTGATCGGGCCGGGGCGCCTCTGGACCTCGCTCGACGTCGTCACCGAGACCGGGTCGACCAACTCCGACCTCGCCGCCCGCGCCGACGGCCTCCCGGAGGGCGCGGTGCTCGTCGCCGAGGAGCAGACACGGGGGCGCGGGCGGCTGGACCGTGCGTGGTCGGCGCCCGCCCGTTCCGGGCTGTTCCTCTCCGTACTCCTGCGGCCCGGACCGGCCGTGCCCGTGGCCCGCTGGGGGTGGCTGCCGCTGCTCACCGGTGTCGCGGTGGCGACGGCCGTCTCGCGCGCGGCCGGTGTGGACACGGCGCTGAAGTGGCCCAACGACCTCCTGGTGACCGTCGGCGGCAAACAGGGCGACGAGCACGCCAAGGAGGAACGCAAGGCGGGCGGCATCCTCGCGGAGCGCGCGGGCGAGGACGCCGTGGTCGTCGGCATCGGCCTGAACGTCAGCCTCACCGAGGCGGAGCTGCCCGTCCCCGGCGCGGGCTCGCTGGCCCTCGCCGATGCCGTGTCCGTCGACCGCGACCCGCTCCTGCGGGCCGTGCTGCGCGGACTGGAGCGGTGGTACGGCACCTGGCGGGACGCCGCGGGGGACCCGGCCGCGTCCGGTCTCCAGGAGGCGTACGTGGCGGGCTGCGCGACACTCGGCCGTGCGGTGCGCGCGGACCTGCCGGGGGAGCGTCAACTGGTCGGCGACGCCGTCGCCGTCGACGGCGACGGGCGCCTGGTGATCGCCACCGAGGGCGGCGGCCGGGAAGCGGTGGGCGCGGGCGACGTGGTGCACCTGCGGGCGGTGTAG
- a CDS encoding acyl-CoA carboxylase subunit beta, which produces MSEPETARGTEHSHTTAGKIADLQRRIEEATHAGSARAVEKQHAKGKLTARERIDLLLDEGSFVELDEFARHRSTNFGIEKNRPYGDGVVTGYGTVDGRPVCVYSQDFTIFGGSLGEVYGEKIVKVMDFALKTGCPVIGINDGGGARIQEGVAALGLFAEIFRRNVHASGVVPQISLIVGPCAGGAVYSPAITDFTVMVDQTSHMFITGPDVIKTVTGEDVGFEELGGARTHNTTSGVAHHMAGDEKDAVEYVKSLLSYLPSNNLSEPPAFPEEAELAPTAEDLALDTLIPDSANQPYDMHTAIEHVLDDAEFLETQALFAPNIITGFGRVEGYPVGVVANQPMQFAGCLDINASEKAARFVRTCDAFNIPVLTFVDVPGFLPGVDQEYGGIIRRGAKLIYAYAEATVPLITVITRKAFGGAYDVMGSKHLGADLNLAWPTAQIAVMGAQGAVNILHRRTIAAADDQEATRARLITEYEDALLNPYVAAERGYVDAVILPSDTRAHLVKGLRQLRTKRESLPPKKHGNIPL; this is translated from the coding sequence ATGTCCGAGCCGGAAACCGCCCGCGGAACAGAGCACAGCCACACCACCGCGGGCAAGATCGCGGACCTCCAGCGCCGGATCGAGGAGGCCACGCACGCGGGCTCCGCGCGGGCGGTGGAGAAACAGCACGCCAAGGGCAAACTGACGGCCCGCGAGCGGATCGACCTCCTGCTGGACGAGGGGTCGTTCGTCGAACTGGACGAGTTCGCCCGGCACCGTTCCACCAATTTCGGGATCGAGAAGAACCGTCCTTACGGGGACGGTGTGGTGACCGGTTACGGCACGGTCGACGGCCGCCCGGTCTGCGTCTACTCGCAGGACTTCACGATCTTCGGCGGCTCGCTCGGCGAGGTCTACGGCGAGAAGATCGTCAAGGTCATGGACTTCGCGCTGAAGACCGGCTGCCCGGTCATCGGCATCAACGACGGCGGCGGCGCCCGTATCCAGGAGGGCGTGGCCGCGCTCGGCCTGTTCGCCGAGATCTTCCGCCGCAACGTGCACGCGTCGGGGGTCGTCCCGCAGATCAGCCTCATCGTGGGGCCGTGCGCGGGCGGCGCCGTCTACTCCCCCGCGATCACCGACTTCACGGTGATGGTCGACCAGACGTCGCACATGTTCATCACCGGTCCCGATGTGATCAAGACCGTCACCGGTGAGGACGTCGGCTTCGAGGAGCTGGGCGGCGCGCGTACGCACAACACGACGTCGGGCGTGGCGCACCACATGGCGGGCGACGAGAAGGACGCCGTCGAGTACGTGAAGTCGCTGCTCTCCTATCTGCCGTCGAACAACCTCTCCGAGCCGCCCGCCTTCCCCGAGGAGGCCGAACTGGCGCCCACGGCGGAGGACTTGGCGCTGGACACCCTCATCCCGGACTCGGCGAACCAGCCGTACGACATGCACACCGCGATCGAGCACGTGCTGGACGACGCCGAATTCCTGGAGACGCAGGCGCTGTTCGCGCCGAACATCATCACCGGCTTCGGCCGGGTGGAGGGCTATCCGGTCGGCGTCGTCGCCAACCAGCCGATGCAGTTCGCGGGTTGTCTGGACATCAACGCCTCCGAGAAGGCGGCGCGCTTCGTCCGCACCTGCGACGCCTTCAACATCCCGGTGCTGACCTTCGTGGACGTACCGGGCTTCCTGCCGGGCGTCGACCAGGAGTACGGCGGCATCATCCGGCGCGGCGCCAAGCTGATCTACGCGTACGCGGAGGCGACCGTCCCGCTGATCACGGTGATCACCCGGAAGGCGTTCGGCGGCGCGTACGACGTGATGGGCTCCAAGCATCTGGGCGCCGACCTGAATCTGGCCTGGCCGACGGCGCAGATCGCGGTGATGGGCGCGCAGGGCGCGGTCAACATCCTGCACCGGCGGACGATCGCCGCCGCCGACGACCAGGAGGCGACGCGCGCCCGGCTGATCACGGAGTACGAGGACGCGCTGCTCAACCCGTACGTGGCGGCCGAGCGCGGTTACGTCGACGCGGTGATCCTTCCGTCGGACACACGGGCGCATCTGGTGAAGGGGCTGCGGCAGTTGCGGACCAAGCGGGAGAGCCTGCCCCCGAAGAAGCACGGCAACATCCCTCTGTAG
- a CDS encoding acyl-CoA carboxylase epsilon subunit encodes MIKVVRGNPTPEELAAALAVVRARAAAGAEPAPGAEQPPPGWSDPARIARRETRRPGPTAWARTYWPG; translated from the coding sequence ATGATCAAGGTCGTACGGGGCAACCCGACCCCCGAGGAACTGGCCGCCGCACTCGCGGTGGTCCGGGCCCGCGCGGCGGCCGGCGCCGAACCCGCGCCGGGCGCCGAGCAGCCCCCGCCGGGCTGGTCGGACCCGGCGCGCATCGCCCGCCGCGAGACCCGCCGCCCGGGTCCGACGGCGTGGGCGCGCACGTACTGGCCGGGCTGA
- the mmpB gene encoding morphogenic membrane protein MmpB: MLWSDPENEPPEDMRDMQAMMSRAGVVLALAMVLAMIVSGMR, encoded by the coding sequence ATGCTGTGGTCCGATCCTGAGAACGAACCCCCCGAGGACATGCGGGACATGCAGGCGATGATGAGCCGCGCGGGCGTGGTCCTCGCCCTGGCGATGGTGCTCGCGATGATCGTCTCCGGCATGCGCTGA